In the genome of Flexistipes sinusarabici DSM 4947, one region contains:
- the murA gene encoding UDP-N-acetylglucosamine 1-carboxyvinyltransferase has translation MEKLIVKGGNKINGSVKVSGAKNAALPILCATILAEGEYYLSNIPKLRDISTMLGMLDVLGITSRQVQNDVTVLNVENRDFYTAPYELVKLMRAGVLMLGPLLAKRKKARISLPGGCAIGERPVDLHIKALTQMGADVEIKHGYIEAECDGLKGADINFDIVTVTGTENIIMAAALAEGVTVIKNAAREPEVIDLINFLNKMGADIKGAGSSTITVRGVKVLKPCSYSVMTDRIEAGTFLCALAAVGGELTLKNAPVKHMGVMLDKLKEIGLNIDIKEDCIRASANERPSSADVSTQPYPGFPTDMQAQFMACMTVASGISVITENIFENRFMHVAEMKRMGADITLKNRSAVVKGVDKLTGAHVMASDLRASAGLFIAAMLAEGESHIHRVYHLDRGYDGFDRKMAELGISVERVADE, from the coding sequence GTGGAAAAACTGATAGTTAAAGGTGGCAATAAGATAAACGGAAGTGTGAAGGTCAGCGGTGCTAAAAATGCTGCTCTTCCAATCCTTTGTGCAACAATTTTAGCCGAAGGGGAATATTATCTGAGCAATATTCCCAAGTTGAGGGATATAAGTACAATGCTCGGGATGCTTGATGTGCTTGGGATAACCTCTCGTCAGGTGCAGAATGATGTCACTGTACTTAATGTTGAAAACAGAGATTTTTATACAGCTCCTTATGAGCTGGTAAAACTGATGCGGGCTGGAGTGCTTATGCTTGGACCGCTTCTGGCAAAACGCAAAAAAGCCAGGATTTCCCTTCCCGGCGGTTGTGCTATAGGGGAGCGTCCGGTTGATCTTCATATAAAAGCTCTGACCCAGATGGGTGCGGATGTTGAGATTAAGCACGGCTATATTGAGGCGGAATGTGACGGTCTTAAAGGTGCCGATATCAATTTTGATATTGTGACTGTAACAGGTACTGAAAATATCATAATGGCAGCTGCTCTCGCTGAAGGGGTTACAGTAATTAAAAATGCTGCCAGGGAACCTGAAGTCATTGATTTGATAAATTTCCTTAATAAAATGGGTGCAGATATAAAAGGCGCAGGTTCTTCGACAATCACTGTCAGAGGTGTTAAAGTATTAAAGCCTTGCAGTTATTCTGTCATGACCGACAGGATAGAAGCCGGTACTTTTCTCTGTGCTCTTGCAGCAGTAGGCGGAGAATTGACTTTGAAAAATGCGCCGGTGAAACATATGGGCGTAATGCTGGATAAGTTGAAAGAGATTGGTCTCAATATCGATATAAAAGAGGACTGCATAAGAGCTTCGGCAAATGAAAGACCCTCTTCAGCAGATGTGAGTACCCAGCCTTACCCCGGATTTCCCACTGATATGCAGGCACAATTTATGGCATGTATGACAGTGGCATCGGGTATATCGGTTATTACGGAGAATATTTTTGAAAACCGGTTTATGCATGTTGCGGAGATGAAGCGCATGGGCGCAGATATTACACTTAAAAACAGATCTGCTGTTGTGAAAGGTGTTGACAAGCTTACAGGTGCTCATGTTATGGCATCTGACCTGCGGGCAAGCGCCGGTCTGTTTATCGCTGCGATGCTTGCTGAAGGGGAAAGCCATATACACAGGGTTTATCATTTGGACCGGGGTTATGATGGTTTTGATAGAAAGATGGCAGAGCTCGGAATCAGTGTGGAGAGGGTGGCTGATGAATGA
- the prmC gene encoding peptide chain release factor N(5)-glutamine methyltransferase translates to MISNSWKEKNISEIIYALCKYYNLSKSDAGDLVSYVTGIPYKKLALFSHTKFTPISDFDDFIRKLEKGIPPAYITNRREFYGREFYVDESVLIPRIETEILVDTVLKYVKKENGLILDLGTGSGCILLTLLNELKHFKGLGVDKSYHALNVAKKNALKYDPDERSFFVCADMLDSDMFHKTRFDIIICNPPYVSETDKYEKSILFEPREALFAPDNGLFFYKKLLSKLNKLCKKDAIVFYEIGNTHKKDLELIYKNEKVEFIKDLAGRDRIMMWKN, encoded by the coding sequence ATGATTTCAAACTCCTGGAAAGAAAAAAATATTTCCGAAATAATTTATGCTCTATGTAAATACTACAATCTATCCAAAAGTGATGCCGGTGATTTGGTATCTTATGTTACAGGTATTCCTTACAAGAAATTAGCACTTTTTTCCCATACAAAATTTACCCCGATTTCTGATTTTGACGATTTTATCCGAAAACTGGAGAAAGGAATTCCCCCAGCCTATATAACAAACCGCAGGGAGTTTTACGGCAGAGAATTTTATGTCGATGAAAGTGTTTTAATTCCACGCATTGAAACGGAAATTTTGGTGGATACTGTATTAAAATATGTGAAAAAAGAAAATGGTCTGATACTTGATTTGGGGACGGGCTCAGGGTGCATACTGCTTACCCTGCTTAATGAGCTTAAACATTTTAAAGGACTCGGGGTAGACAAAAGTTATCATGCCCTGAATGTTGCCAAAAAGAACGCCTTAAAGTACGATCCGGATGAAAGATCATTTTTTGTTTGTGCCGATATGCTTGATTCCGATATGTTTCATAAAACACGTTTTGATATTATTATCTGCAATCCGCCCTATGTTTCAGAAACGGATAAATATGAAAAATCAATTCTTTTTGAACCTAGAGAGGCTCTGTTTGCTCCGGATAACGGTCTGTTTTTTTATAAAAAGCTATTGTCTAAGCTTAATAAATTATGTAAAAAGGATGCAATTGTTTTTTATGAAATAGGAAATACTCATAAAAAGGATCTTGAATTAATATACAAGAATGAAAAAGTCGAATTTATTAAAGATCTGGCCGGGCGTGACAGGATAATGATGTGGAAAAACTGA